CTCGGGGGGCAGCGCACCACGCGCAGCGGGAAGCGTGGGGGCCTTATGAACACCTTGCCTGCATTCACCACGCTGGGCAGTGGCCCCACAGTGCTCATGCTGCACGGCATTGGTGGCGGACACACCGCCTTCGCGCCGCAAGTTGAAACGCTGGCCAGCGCAGGTTACCGGGCGGTGTCGTGGGACATGCCGGGCTATGGCCGCAGCGCGCCGATCGAGCCTTACACCTTCAAGGGTCTGGCGCAAAGGGCGCTCGATCTGATTGATGCCCTGCAATGCGACAGCGTGACGCTGGTGGGCCACAGTATGGGCGGCATGGTGGCGCAAGAGCTGATGGCGAGGCGGCCTGATCGCATCAACCGACTGGTGTTGTGTGGCACTTCTGCGGCTTTTGGCAAACGCACCGATGGCCGTCTGGACGCAGGCTGGGCCGACCAGTTCGTGAGCCAGCGCACCGCGCCCCTCGACGCGGGCCAGACCATGGAACAGATGGCGCAAAAGCTGATTCCGCAAATGGTCGGTCCCGGCGCCCTGCCCGAAGGGTTGCGCCTGGCAGAGTTCTGCATGGCCAATGTGCCACCGTCAACCTACCGGCGGGCGCTGCAAGCCCTGGTCACATTTGATCGCCAGCAAGCACTGGCCGATATCCGCGTGCCCACATTGTTGATTGCCGGCGAGTTTGATCGCAACGCCTCGCCATCGGTGATGAGGCACATGGCCGAAGCCATGCCCCGCGCCCGTTTCGTCGAGCTGCTGGGCGCAGGCCACCTGATGAACCTGGAGGCGCCCGACCGCTTCGACGCCTTGCTTCTCGACTTTCTTGCCGAGCCCTTGCCCGAACCTTTGCCCGGCGCACATTGATTCACAACACCCCATAGAGGAGACAGATCCATGCCCATCAACCCCACCACCGGATTGGACTTCAGCCCTGCTGTGGGCGACATGCCCCTGACGCCATTGCAAGCCGAATTGCTCGCCAAAGCCCATGCGCTCGGACGCGACAAATTCGCCGCTCGCGCAGCGCAGTGGGACCGCGAGGCCAGCTTCCCGTTTGCCAATTACGACGACCTGCGCGAGGCCGGATTCCTGAAACTCTGCGTGCCTGTCAGCCACGGCGGCCTGGGCGCCGACTACGCCACTTACATGATGGTTGCGGCGGAAGTGGGCCGCTTTTGCGGAGCCACAGCACTCACCTGGAACATGCACATCTGCTCCACCATGTGGACCGGTGTTCTGGCCGACGGCATTCCCATGAGCGAAACCGAGCGCAGCGAACACGCAGCGCGGCGCGAGCTGCACTTCCAGCGCATCGTGAACGATGGCGCTGTTTACGCCCAGCCCTTCAGCGAAGGCAGTGCCGCTGCCGCTGGCAAGGCTCCGTTCGGCACCACAGCGAAAAAGGTGGATGGTGGCTGGCTGATCAACGGCCGAAAGATTTTTGCCAGTCTTTCGGGTGCTGCCGACTTCTACGGCGTCTTGTGCACCGAAGACAAGGGCGATGAACACCCCGACGCCCGTGACACGCTCTACATCAGCGTGCCCGCCACCGCCGAAGGTTTTGCGATCAGTGGCGAGTGGGATCCCCTGGGCATGCGCGGCACGGTGAGCCGCAACCTCGCTTTTAAGGACGTGTTCGTGAGCGATGCCGAACAGCTCATGCCGCGTGGCATCTACTTCAAGGGCGCCCAAACCTGGCCCGCCATGTTTTTCACGCTTTCGCCCACCTACCTGGGCATCGCCAACGCCGCCTACGATTTCACGGTGCAATACCTGCGTGGTGAGGTGCCCGGTGAGCCACCGGTGAAACGCCGCATGTACCCGACCAAACAGATCGCTGTGGCGCAGATGCGCATCCAGCTGGAAAACATGCGCAGCATCTTCGCGCGCGCCATCCAGGACGCCAAGCCCAACCCCAGCAAAGATGAAAAGATGCGCCTCTATGCGGCGCACTACAGCGTGATGGAGGGCGCCAACGACATCGCGCGTCTGGCGATCCGCACCTGTGGCGGGCAAAGCATGATGAAACACCTGCCGCTGGAGCGGCTGTATCGCGACAGCCGCTGCGGTGCCTTGATGCTGCCCTGGACAGCCGAACTGATTCTCGACCGCATGGGGCGCGAGACGCTGTATGAGTCGGGTGAAAAAGACGATTGATTCAACGGGTTGCCCGCTTTTTGGCCCCTTGTTGGCCAGGGGTTGAGCATGGCCCCGGCAGGCCGGGGCATGGTCTTGCCTAAAATGCCGGGATGCGTTTGATTTTCAGTTCGTTTTTGATTGCTGCTACGGTGGCGATCGGTGCAGCAAACCCGGTGTGGGCCGCCCCCAGCAAACCTGCCTTGAGCAGTGGCCCCGGGCATCCCTATGCCGATATTCCGGGCAGCAGTCCCTGTGCCGATTTTGTGGCGCGGTTGCCCAATGTGAAGATGCCGCTGTGTGTCGACGCACGGCTCAAGCCCACGGTGGGTCGTTCGCTCAACGGCCGAACGCTCTATGCGCGCGACGTGGTGGCGCCCGATGCGGAGTTCCGGGTGCTGGTGATCGGCGCCATTCATGGCGACGAGTTGTCGTCTGCGGCGCTGGCCCTGCACTGGATCAAAAACGCCGTCGAGACGCCTTCGAACGCCCATTGGCGTTTCATTCCGGCGTTGAACCCCGATGGCCTTTTGCGGCGCCCGGCATCGCGCATGAACGCCAATGGGGTGGATCTCAACCGCAACTTCCCCACGCCCAACTGGAAACGCGATGCCAAGGAGTATTGGGAGAACCGGACCCGCAAGGATCCGCGGCGCTGGCCGGGGCCGAACCCCTTGTCGGAGCCGGAGTCGCGCTATTTTTACGATGAAATGGAGCGCTTCCAGCCCGACATGATCGTGAGCATCCATGCGCCCTACGGCGTGCTCGACTTTGACGGCCCGGGTACCCCGCCGCCCAAACTGGGGCGCCTGTATCTCGATCAGGTGGGCATTTATCCAGGCAGTCTGGGCAATTACGGCGGCGTGCACAAGGGCATGCCCGTGGTCACCATTGAATTGCCCAGTGCGTTCCGCACGCCGCTGGACGCAGAGATGCGCCAGATGTGGCTGGACTTGTTGCGCTATATGAGTGAGCGTCTGATACCCCCCAAGAGCCAGTCGCCCAGAATCATCCCGGTCAAGGCCAAAAAAACAGGTTGAAGGTGGGCTCAAGGCCTGGCGTACAGACGAAAAAAAACCAACCCTTGGGTTGGTTTTTTGATTTCTAACGGCGCTGTTGCCGCTGAAACCTGCTTGTTGTTGGACTGAGTGTCTCCTCGGTCCCCCGCGGTCTATGGCGAGCTAAGCGCCGTGCGAGTGCATGTAATGTAGGGCAAAGCAGGTGGAGCGCCCATTAGGACTTTCCCTTGGCCAAAGACGCCAGTCCGAAACCTTTCCCATTACAGGATGCTGCGCCATCCGGGGTGGCACAGGAAATGCAACTGAAGGTGCATCATGAAAAAGGAAAGTCACATGCACCAAAAGCGGGGAAAGCTCCCACACCGGATGTCGTCAACTGGATGGGTCTTCTGTCTTCTCTGGCTCGCTTCGAGCAGTGCATCCGGCGCCACGCTGTTGGCCCCGGGTTTGGTCGAGGCCAACAGCCTGAATGGCGCGGACACAGTCTGGCTGATGGTGTCGACCGCACTCGTGTTGCTCATGTCCTTGCCCGGCATCGCCCTGTTTTATGGGGGCATGGTGCGCCGCTTCAATGTCATCAACACCATGGCCAGCGTGGTTGGCATCGCTGCAGTGGTCAGTGTGCTGTGGTTCGGGGTGGCGTATTCGCTGGCGTTCACACCGGGCTCCCACGCCCTGGCCCCCTGGATCGGGGGGGTCGAGCGCATGGGTTTTGCGGGGCTGGAATTTCTGGGCGTGCAGGGCAAAGTGGCTGTGAGCCACATTGCGCCTTTGATTCCTGAATCGGTGTTCGCCATGTTTCAACTCACCTTTGCCATCATCACCTGCGCCCTGGTGGTGGGTGCGCTGGTGGAGCGTATGCGGTTTGGTGCGCTGCTGCTGTTCTCGGGGCTGTGGCTGTTGTTCGTCTATGTGCCCATTGCCCATTGGGTCTGGGAGCCGAGCGGCTGGTTGGCGCAGATGGGGGTGCTGGATTTTGCGGGGGGATCGGTGGTGCACCTGAATGCCGGTGTTGCCGCGCTGGTTTGCGCTTTTGCCCTTGGCCCACGCGAAGGCTATGGCCGTGAGCCTTTCATGCCCTTCAATCTGGGTTTGACCATGGCGGGCACGGGCTTGCTGTGGGTGGGCTGGTTCGGTTTCAATGCCGGTTCGGCGCTGGCGGCGGATGGCCGCGCGGGACTGGCACTGGCGGTGACCCACCTGGCCGCCGCAGCGGGCGCGCTGTCGTGGATGGCCGCCGAGTGGGTGACCCGCAGGCGCGCTTCCTTGTTGGGCTTGTGTTCGGGCGTGGTGGCGGGCCTGGTGGCGATCACGCCGGCGGCCGGTTTTGTCACCCTGCGATCTGCCTTGCTGATCGGGCTGGTGGCGGGCGCGGCCTGTTACTGGGGTGCCACGGCGCTCAAGCGCCGCCTGGGCGCAGACGATTCGCTGGACGTGTTTGGTGTGCACGGTGTGGGCGGTCTGGTGGGCGCCTTGATGACGGGCCTGCTGGCCGAGCCCGCTATTGGCGGACAGGCGGGAAGCCTGATGACTCAGGCCATAGGCTGTCTGGCGGTGATCTTCTACAGCCTGATGATGACGGCGGCCGTGCTGTGGGTCACCTCGCGGCTGACCCGCTTGCGGGTGCGAGCGGCCGAGGAGCGCAGCGGGCTGGATCTGGCTTTGCACAACGAACAGCTCAGTGGCTGAAGCGGCCATGTCCGGACATACCGAAGCACTTGCCACGGCAGCCCATCTGCATGTGTTGCTGCGGCGAAAAACGGGGCGCATCACCGACACCGAGTGGATGGCCTCCAACCCCGAGTACGCCCGTGCCATCGTTGCCTTCGCCCGCGACACATCGAACGGTGGGGACCTGGCGGAGCTTCAGCCCTGGGCGGACAAGCTTGAGGGCTTGATCCCGGCCATGGGCATTCGGACACGCAAACCGCTGTTGGCGGAGGCGGCCGAGCGGCTCAAACCGCGGTCGCTGGAGGGGGCCACTGGTGAGCGGTCGGCGCCGGGTGGCCGGATCAGCGGGTTTCTGGAGCCCAGCCTGGGGAGCGATGCCGCAGCGCCCTCGGACCGGCGCTATGTGGGGGGTATTCGATGAGGCGCTGACCGAGGCCTGTTTCAGGCGCCCTTCAAAATCCAGCGCGCGGCTTTCTCCGCGATCATGAGTGTGGGGCTGTTGGTGTTGCCGCTGGTGATCGTGGGCATCACGCCCGCGTCCACCACGCGCAGGCCTGCCACGCCATGGACCCGCAAATGGCTGTCGACCACCGCCATCGGGTTGTCGGCACGGCCCATCTGGGTGGTGCCCACCGGGTGGAAGATGGTGCTGGCGATGTCGCCGGCCAGCCGGGCGAGTTCTTCGTCGGTCTGAAACTGGACGCCGGGCTTGAACTCTTCGGGCTGGTATTTCTTCAGCGCTTGCTGTGCCACGATCTTGCGCGTCACGCGCAGACTGTCAGCGGCCACCTGCCGGTCGCCATCGGTGCTGAGGTAGTTGGGGGCGATGGCAGGCGCGTCTTCAAACCGCGCCGAGCGGATGCGCACGTGGCCGCGGCTGCTGGGGTTGAGGTTGCAGACGCTGGCGGTGAAGGCCGGAAAGCTGTGCAGCGGATCACCAAAGGCATCGAGGCTGAGCGGTTGTACGTGGTATTCGAGGTTGGGGTAAGGCTGAGCGGGATCGCTTCGGGTGAATGCGCCGAGCTGGCTGGGCGCCATGCTCATCGGCCCGGTGCGTTTGAGTGCGTATTCCAGGCCGATCATGGCCTTGCCCCAGAGGGAGCTGGCCAGGGTGTTGAGTGTCCTGGCCCCTTGCACCTTGTAGACCGTGCGGATTTGCAGGTGGTCTTGCAGGTTGTTGCCCACACCCGGCAAGTGGTGAGCCACCTCGATGCCGTGGCCTTGCAGTAGCGTGGCAGGGCCAATGCCCGAGAGCTGCATGATCTGGGGCGAATTCACGCTGCCAGCGCTCAGAACCACCTCTCGTGCTGCGGTGGCGTGCACGGTTTCGCCGCCTCGCAGCAACTCGGCACCCGTGCAGCGCAAGCGGCCATCGGGGTCGCGGTGCGTGGTGAGCCGCTTCACACGGGTTTCGGTCCAGACCGTGAGGTTGGGGCGGCTGGCCACGGGGCGCAGAAAAGCCTTCGAGGCGTTCCAGCGCCAACCGCTTTTCTGGTTGACCTCGAAGTACCCCACACCCTCGTTGTCGCCAGCGTTGAAATCGCTGCTGGCGGGAATGCCGGCTTGCTGGGCGGCCAGGGAAAACGCGTCGAGCACATCCCAACGCAGGCGCTGCTTCTCGATGCGCCATTCGCCGCCGCCGCCCAAACGCCCGTTGCCGTGCAAGGCCGCAAAGGCGGGGTCTTGTTTTGCATCCAGGCGGTGGTGGTCTTCGTGCGCTTTGAAGTCGGCCAGGCAGGCGTTCCAGTTCCAGGCCTCATCGCCGGTGAGCGCAGCCCACTGGTCGTAATCGCGCGCCTGACCGCGCATGTAGATCATGCCGTTGATGCTGGAGCAGCCGCCCAGCCCGAGGCCGCGCGGGTAGCGCAGGCGCCGGCCATTGAGCCCGGCATCGGGCTCGGTCTGGTAGAGCCAGTCGGTGCGCGGGTTGCCGATGCAGTAGAGATAGCCCACAGGAATGTGGATCCAGTGGTAGTCGTCCTTGCGCCCAGCCTCGACCAGCAGCACGCGGTTGCCCGGGTCGGCGCTGAGCCGGTTGGCCAGCAGGCACCCGGCGGTGCCCGCGCCGATCACGATGAAGTCGAAGGCTGCGGGGCTGCTCATGGAAGGGGGTCGGTTGTGTCGCCAGGGGCCAGCTCGTCTTCAGGCAGCGCGAAATCGCCGCGCTGAAACGCCGCGACCACGGACTCGGCCTGGCGCATCAGCTTTTCAGGCACCAGCACGCGCACCGGGATGGCGCTGGCCAGCAAGCCATGGGCCTGAACGAGTTGGGCATCGGCCACCATCGCCGGCACGCCGCCAGCCTGCAGGCAACCGCGCAGCAGATATGCCTCGGTGGGGCTGAAGAACGTGACCAGCGTTTGCCAGTCGCCGTCGGTGGGGTCGTAAGGGGAGTCGCCGTGCATGGTGTGTGATCTGCGCCCGCAAAGGGCCGGCGCTTCTATCTGTTCATTATTGACGCAGCAAGCGCCCCACACAACCGCGCACGCGACGGCGGTCACAATGCCCACCTCGTCCCTTCGAACTCACCATGCACGCATCGCTACAAAACAACCAGTTCTTCGTCAAGGAGCATGTCGGCCTCTTCAAAGCCGCCAACAACTACGACATCTTCGATCCGGTCTCGCAACAGAAGGTGCTGGAGTGCCGTGAACCCGATCTGGGCATCTTCACCAAAATCTTCCGTTTCACCGACTACAAGCGCATGACGCCGTTTTCGGTCGAAATCCGCACGCCTGAAGGACAGAAGGTGTTGACGGTCAAGCGCGGTATTTCGCTGCTTTTGTCCACCGTGGATGTGCTCGATGAAAACGACCGCGTGGTGGGCCATTTCAGCCAGAAGCTGTTTTCCATTGGCGGCAAGTTCGATGTGCTCGATGCCCGGAAACAGGTGGTTTGCACACTGAGAGGCAAATGGACCAGCTGGGATTTCCGCTTTGTGCGCGGCGAAACCGAGCTGGCCAGCGTGACCAAAAAATGGATGGGCGTGGGCAAAGAGCTGTTCACCTCGGCCGACAACTATGTGTTGTCCATCGCCCCCACGGTGGGCGTGAACGATCCGGCCCGCCTCCTGATCATGGCGGCGGTGATGTGCATCGACATGGTGCTCAAGGAATGAGGCCTTGAGCCTCGGGGACTCACCAGTTGCTCGGAAAGTCGTAGTTCGGGTCGAGCACCCGGCCTGACATGGCCGGCAGCATGTGGGCCAGAAACACCTCGCTTACCCATTTGCGTTCGACCGCTGAGGCCGGGTCGCCCGAGCCCCCGTGCAGGGCCAGGCTGGCGAAGGCCGCGATGCCCAGTTCGAGCGAGAGACCAGCGGGCACATGGGGTGGACGGACCTTGCTGCCTGCAACGGCTGCGGTCTCCAGGCGCCAGGCACCAATGAACCGGTCGAAGCTGCCCACGGTGCCGCTGCGCCAGACATCGGCGAGGTACACGTTCCAGACCGGACCAGGCTCTTCGGTCACAAAGCCCCAGTCAAATTCGTAGAGGCGATCGGGTGTGCCATTGGCAAACAGCTCCAACTGCCGCACATCTTCGCGCGCAGCGAATTCGGTGAACAGGGGGCCTGCGCCGGTGGGCTCGCCGATCACAAAGCGGCGCACCTGTTCAGGGGCCATGCTGAACAGCGGCGTGGGCTCGCTCCAGCTGGGCTTGGCCCGGTTGAGCAGGCGAGACGTGGTGTCGACGCTTTTCTGCGCGTTGATGCACCAGTCCATGAACTCCTTGCGACCCGCTTCATGTGAGAGCTGCAGCAGGGTGGTTTCGAACTGGGTGTCGTCTTGCAGGTGACCGTCTTCGCGCAGCCGCAAGACGATATCGAGCATGGAGTTGCGGGTGACGTGTTCGATGGTGTAGGCCAGATCGCCACCAGGGAAATCTTGCATGGACTTCTGTATCCATGCCATGGTGTCTTCATGGCTCAGACCCTGCGGTGCGCGGGGAATGTCGCTGAAGAGGGCTCGCATCACCCGTACCGTATCCAAATCGCTCGCCATGTCGTGACAACCTCCTGAGTGGTGACCCCGCTGCCCGGCACGCCGACAACGGATTGAAGGCGGGGCCGGAGAAAGGGTTTGATTGGGGATCATGCATGGTTTTAGGCAAGGCTTCCAGTCAAAGAAGCGGGATTCTCCGACCCACTTGCGCCTTTTGATGTACTCCAATCCTGCGGTCAAGACGCCAGAACGCAAAAAAGCGGCGAGTACCCCATGGGCACCCGCCGCTTTTCAGCCGCTCAGCGCGAGATCCGGTTGGATCAGAGCGACTTGGGCGTCTGAGTGGCGATCTTGGGCCAGTTGGCGTTGGCGATTTTGTTGTTGCCTGGAACGTCGGCCAGCCAGCTCTTTTGCACGTCGGCATTCAGGTTCAGGTAGAGCTTGCCGTCGGCGATGTGCCAGGCGGTTGGGTCGCCGTCGAATTTTTTGCCCATGGTGGCGCCCATGGCGCAGAAGCCACCGAACTGGGGTGCGAACTTGGCCGGGTTGGCCACGAAGGTGTCGCGGTTGGCAGCGCTGGCGAAGCGGTAAACCACGCCTTCATGGGCGGCCTGGAATTCGGCTTTGCCTTTGGTGGGCGCGGCCGCGGTGAAGTAAGCCACCGGGTCGTGGCCTTGAACGCCAATGCCTTGTTTGTTGACGTTGATGGGCGCAAACGACTGCTCATCGAACGCAAAGCTGGTGCTGGGGAAAAGGGCCAGGGCGCTGCTGGCGGCCAGGGCGAGGGAGACAGCGCCGGAACGGACGTTGTGGGATTTCATGGGGATTCCTTGGGGTAAAAAAAGCAAGCGCAAGAAGAACGGGGGAACGATGCGCGGGAAGCGGAGTGAAAAAGGGGGGGATTCGCTTAGAGCGCCGTGCCCACCCATTTCGCCAACTGGGACTCGCTCTGTGCGCCCACCACCTGTGACATGGCCTTGCCGTCTCTGAACAAAATCAAGGTGGGGATGCTGCGCACGCCAAAGGCCGCGGCCAGTTCAGGTGCTTCGTCCACGTTGACCTTGCGCACCGCCACGGCGCCTTCGAGGTTCTCGGCCAGGCGTTCCAGCGTGGGGGCCAATGCGCGGCAGGGGCCGCACCAGGGTGCCCAGAAATCCACGACGACGGCGCCGGTTTGCTGGCCGATGAAGGTGTCGAATTCGCTGGCTTCCAGCGGTGTGACTCGGGAGCTGACTTGCATGACGATTCCTTGGTATTTCTGTTGCCGCCACGGTGTGTGAGGGCATGGAGAAAGTGTAGAAATCGCGCTCGTTCTTGAGGGGCCTGATCGTCTCGTTTGTTGTGCCGATCGTCTCAGGGCCCACCGCGCTGAGGGTACTCAGTCTTTTTCGGCTTGCGCCTGCAGCCAGGCGTGGGGCGGGGTGCCGGTGCGGTGGGTGAAGGTCCGGGTGAGGGCCACGGCGCTGGCGTAGCCCACCATGGGTGCGATCGATTTGAGTGGCTTGCCGCGCTTGAGCAAACTCTTGGCCACGGTGATGCGCCAGGCGGTGAGGTAATCGAGCGCGGTGAGGCCCGACACCTCGCGAAAGTGGTTGGCAAAGCGCGCGCGCGACATGCCCGCCTCTTCGGCCAGCGATTCCAGCGTCCAGGGTTTTTCAGGCCGCTCGTGCATGGCGGTGACCGCTTTGGACAACCGTGGGTCGCCCAAGGCCGCCAGAATGCCAGTGGTGACCGAAGCGCTGTCGAGCAAAAAGCGCAGCAGCAGGATGAGCAGGTATTCCATCAACAGATCGAGCGCCGCCTGGCGGCCGCATTGTTCGTCAAACGCTTCTTTGAACAACAGGTCCAGCGCGGACGACAAGGTGGCCGATTGGTTCAATGGCAATACCAGCACTTCGGGCATGGACGCCACCAAGGCGCTGCGGGCTTCGTCGCCCAGGTCTACCGAAGCGCACACCAGGTCCACGCCGTGGGCGTCATCGGGCACCAGGCGGTGGGCCGAGCTGCGCGGGAAGAACAACAGGCTGGGCTCTTCCACGCGGCGTGTGCGCCCGTGGCGGTCGACCACGCTCATGGTGCCCCGGCGCAGCAGGTGCACATGGCCCACATTGCTTTCGGCCTCAAACGTTGAAATCTGGCAAAGGTTGCCCGTGTAAAAGACGCGCGCACTGGGCACAGAGCGCGCAAACAAGGGAGATAAGCGGTCCATGGCGGGGGGGGGTGATACGTTGGGTATGTATTTGTGTACTTTGAGTGATTAAAGGTATCACACAATGCATCGGTGCACTTCGCACAAACCCTCAAAAAACGAAAGCCCCACCATGTCACGTATCGCCCCAGTTGCCCTCGCCCAAGCCGACCCCACCACCCAAGCCACCCTCAATGGCGTGAAGGCCAAGCTCGGCATGGTGCCCAACCTGTTCGCCACCTTCGCCCGGTCCCCTGCGGCCCTGAACGGCTACCTGGCGTTTTCTGATGCCTTGAGCAAAGGCCGCCTGAGCGCCGCGCAACGCGAGTTGATCGCCCTGGCGGTTGGCCAGACCAATGCCTGCCAATACTGCCTGTCGGCCCACACGCTGATCGGCAAGGGCGCAGGCCTGTCCGATGCCGCCATGCGCGATGCCCGCAGCGGCACCGCCGACAACGCACACGACAAAGCGCTTGTGGAACTGGCCGTGAAAATCGTGCGCCAACGCGGCGTGCTGGCCGACAGCGACCTGGCCGATGCGGCCGCCAATGGTGTGGACCATGGCCTGGTGATCGAAGTCACCGCCAATGTGGCGCTCAACGTGCTCACCAACTACACCAACCACATTGCCGGCACCGATGTGGACTTTCCTGTGGTGGCGGTTGCCCTGTAAACGGCGGCTATACACGGGAGGGGTGCTTGGGAACCCTTCTCTGGTCCACTTCACGGCCACCTTCGGGTGGCCGTTGTCATTGGTGATGCAAGGGAACTGTGCGGGCTGCTTGGGCACAATGGGGCCGCTCAGCCCATAAAGGAACATCCCATGTCAGACCGCGCCCTCAGCCCTGCATCCAGCACGCGCGAAGTGCCCAGGCGTGTTCGCGTCTTGTTCGTCTGCATGGGCAACATCTGCCGCAGCCCCACCGCCCACGGCGTGTTTGAACACCGCGTGGCCCAGGCCGGATTGACCCGGCATGTGGATGTGGATTCGGCCGGTACCCACAGCTACCACGTGGGTGCTCCGCCCGATGGCCGGAGCCAGGAACATGCGTTGAAACGCGGCCACGATTTGTCGAACCAGCGGGCTCGCCAGTTGGTGCCCGGCGATTTCACCGCGTTTGATCTGGTGCTCACCATGGACAACGACAACCAGGCGCGCGCACTGGCCCTGTGCCCCCCCGAACAAGCCCACAAGGTG
This region of Hydrogenophaga crassostreae genomic DNA includes:
- a CDS encoding alpha/beta fold hydrolase, producing MNTLPAFTTLGSGPTVLMLHGIGGGHTAFAPQVETLASAGYRAVSWDMPGYGRSAPIEPYTFKGLAQRALDLIDALQCDSVTLVGHSMGGMVAQELMARRPDRINRLVLCGTSAAFGKRTDGRLDAGWADQFVSQRTAPLDAGQTMEQMAQKLIPQMVGPGALPEGLRLAEFCMANVPPSTYRRALQALVTFDRQQALADIRVPTLLIAGEFDRNASPSVMRHMAEAMPRARFVELLGAGHLMNLEAPDRFDALLLDFLAEPLPEPLPGAH
- a CDS encoding acyl-CoA dehydrogenase family protein, with the protein product MPINPTTGLDFSPAVGDMPLTPLQAELLAKAHALGRDKFAARAAQWDREASFPFANYDDLREAGFLKLCVPVSHGGLGADYATYMMVAAEVGRFCGATALTWNMHICSTMWTGVLADGIPMSETERSEHAARRELHFQRIVNDGAVYAQPFSEGSAAAAGKAPFGTTAKKVDGGWLINGRKIFASLSGAADFYGVLCTEDKGDEHPDARDTLYISVPATAEGFAISGEWDPLGMRGTVSRNLAFKDVFVSDAEQLMPRGIYFKGAQTWPAMFFTLSPTYLGIANAAYDFTVQYLRGEVPGEPPVKRRMYPTKQIAVAQMRIQLENMRSIFARAIQDAKPNPSKDEKMRLYAAHYSVMEGANDIARLAIRTCGGQSMMKHLPLERLYRDSRCGALMLPWTAELILDRMGRETLYESGEKDD
- a CDS encoding M14 family zinc carboxypeptidase; translation: MRLIFSSFLIAATVAIGAANPVWAAPSKPALSSGPGHPYADIPGSSPCADFVARLPNVKMPLCVDARLKPTVGRSLNGRTLYARDVVAPDAEFRVLVIGAIHGDELSSAALALHWIKNAVETPSNAHWRFIPALNPDGLLRRPASRMNANGVDLNRNFPTPNWKRDAKEYWENRTRKDPRRWPGPNPLSEPESRYFYDEMERFQPDMIVSIHAPYGVLDFDGPGTPPPKLGRLYLDQVGIYPGSLGNYGGVHKGMPVVTIELPSAFRTPLDAEMRQMWLDLLRYMSERLIPPKSQSPRIIPVKAKKTG
- a CDS encoding ammonium transporter translates to MSSTGWVFCLLWLASSSASGATLLAPGLVEANSLNGADTVWLMVSTALVLLMSLPGIALFYGGMVRRFNVINTMASVVGIAAVVSVLWFGVAYSLAFTPGSHALAPWIGGVERMGFAGLEFLGVQGKVAVSHIAPLIPESVFAMFQLTFAIITCALVVGALVERMRFGALLLFSGLWLLFVYVPIAHWVWEPSGWLAQMGVLDFAGGSVVHLNAGVAALVCAFALGPREGYGREPFMPFNLGLTMAGTGLLWVGWFGFNAGSALAADGRAGLALAVTHLAAAAGALSWMAAEWVTRRRASLLGLCSGVVAGLVAITPAAGFVTLRSALLIGLVAGAACYWGATALKRRLGADDSLDVFGVHGVGGLVGALMTGLLAEPAIGGQAGSLMTQAIGCLAVIFYSLMMTAAVLWVTSRLTRLRVRAAEERSGLDLALHNEQLSG
- a CDS encoding GMC family oxidoreductase; the encoded protein is MSSPAAFDFIVIGAGTAGCLLANRLSADPGNRVLLVEAGRKDDYHWIHIPVGYLYCIGNPRTDWLYQTEPDAGLNGRRLRYPRGLGLGGCSSINGMIYMRGQARDYDQWAALTGDEAWNWNACLADFKAHEDHHRLDAKQDPAFAALHGNGRLGGGGEWRIEKQRLRWDVLDAFSLAAQQAGIPASSDFNAGDNEGVGYFEVNQKSGWRWNASKAFLRPVASRPNLTVWTETRVKRLTTHRDPDGRLRCTGAELLRGGETVHATAAREVVLSAGSVNSPQIMQLSGIGPATLLQGHGIEVAHHLPGVGNNLQDHLQIRTVYKVQGARTLNTLASSLWGKAMIGLEYALKRTGPMSMAPSQLGAFTRSDPAQPYPNLEYHVQPLSLDAFGDPLHSFPAFTASVCNLNPSSRGHVRIRSARFEDAPAIAPNYLSTDGDRQVAADSLRVTRKIVAQQALKKYQPEEFKPGVQFQTDEELARLAGDIASTIFHPVGTTQMGRADNPMAVVDSHLRVHGVAGLRVVDAGVMPTITSGNTNSPTLMIAEKAARWILKGA
- a CDS encoding putative signal transducing protein, with amino-acid sequence MHGDSPYDPTDGDWQTLVTFFSPTEAYLLRGCLQAGGVPAMVADAQLVQAHGLLASAIPVRVLVPEKLMRQAESVVAAFQRGDFALPEDELAPGDTTDPLP
- a CDS encoding phospholipid scramblase-related protein, giving the protein MHASLQNNQFFVKEHVGLFKAANNYDIFDPVSQQKVLECREPDLGIFTKIFRFTDYKRMTPFSVEIRTPEGQKVLTVKRGISLLLSTVDVLDENDRVVGHFSQKLFSIGGKFDVLDARKQVVCTLRGKWTSWDFRFVRGETELASVTKKWMGVGKELFTSADNYVLSIAPTVGVNDPARLLIMAAVMCIDMVLKE
- a CDS encoding YHS domain-containing (seleno)protein, with protein sequence MKSHNVRSGAVSLALAASSALALFPSTSFAFDEQSFAPINVNKQGIGVQGHDPVAYFTAAAPTKGKAEFQAAHEGVVYRFASAANRDTFVANPAKFAPQFGGFCAMGATMGKKFDGDPTAWHIADGKLYLNLNADVQKSWLADVPGNNKIANANWPKIATQTPKSL
- the trxA gene encoding thioredoxin, with product MQVSSRVTPLEASEFDTFIGQQTGAVVVDFWAPWCGPCRALAPTLERLAENLEGAVAVRKVNVDEAPELAAAFGVRSIPTLILFRDGKAMSQVVGAQSESQLAKWVGTAL
- a CDS encoding AraC family transcriptional regulator, producing MDRLSPLFARSVPSARVFYTGNLCQISTFEAESNVGHVHLLRRGTMSVVDRHGRTRRVEEPSLLFFPRSSAHRLVPDDAHGVDLVCASVDLGDEARSALVASMPEVLVLPLNQSATLSSALDLLFKEAFDEQCGRQAALDLLMEYLLILLLRFLLDSASVTTGILAALGDPRLSKAVTAMHERPEKPWTLESLAEEAGMSRARFANHFREVSGLTALDYLTAWRITVAKSLLKRGKPLKSIAPMVGYASAVALTRTFTHRTGTPPHAWLQAQAEKD
- a CDS encoding carboxymuconolactone decarboxylase family protein encodes the protein MSRIAPVALAQADPTTQATLNGVKAKLGMVPNLFATFARSPAALNGYLAFSDALSKGRLSAAQRELIALAVGQTNACQYCLSAHTLIGKGAGLSDAAMRDARSGTADNAHDKALVELAVKIVRQRGVLADSDLADAAANGVDHGLVIEVTANVALNVLTNYTNHIAGTDVDFPVVAVAL